A single Phoenix dactylifera cultivar Barhee BC4 chromosome 1, palm_55x_up_171113_PBpolish2nd_filt_p, whole genome shotgun sequence DNA region contains:
- the LOC103704383 gene encoding uncharacterized protein LOC103704383, giving the protein MHAKTDSEVTSLAPSSPTRSPRRPAYYVQSPSRDSHDGEKTTTSLHSTPVLSPMASPRHSHSSVGHHSRDSSSSRFSGALKPGGSGKIVSNDGGKGGRRKSEKTWKEFTVIEEEGLLEDEEEGKRFRRQLYFLGFLLAFIVIFSFFALILWAASRSQGPKITMKSITFESFIIQAGTDASMVPTDMATLNSTVKLSFRNTGTFFGVHVTSTPFDLTYNQLTLASGNMNKFYQSRKSHRTLSVVVLGSKIPLYGGGPSLMYSPGKTNNSVPVHLSLNFMVRSRAYVLGRLVKPKFYTGVHCSVVMDQTKLNTLVSLKKSCQYS; this is encoded by the exons ATGCACGCCAAGACCGACTCAGAGGTGACAAGTTTGGCACCGTCATCCCCGACTAGATCCCCGAGAAGGCCTGCGTACTACGTCCAGAGCCCGTCGAGGGACTCCCACGATGGCGAGAAGACGACGACGTCGCTCCACTCGACGCCGGTCCTCAGCCCAATGGCCTCGCCACGGCACTCCCACTCCTCGGTGGGGCACCACTCCCGCGACTCGTCCTCGAGCCGCTTCTCCGGCGCACTGAAGCCTGGTGGTTCTGGGAAGATTGTGAGCAATGATGGAGGTAAGGGTGGCCGCCGGAAGAGCGAGAAGACATGGAAGGAGTTCACGGTCATAGAGGAGGAAGGCCTCCTtgaggatgaggaggaggggAAGAGGTTTCGACGGCAGCTTTACTTCCTTGGGTTTCTCCTGGCTTTCATTgtgattttctctttcttcgcGTTGATCCTTTGGGCGGCCAGCAGATCGCAGGGGCCTAAAATCACCATGAAG AGCATCACATTTGAGAGCTTCATCATTCAAGCTGGAACTGATGCATCGATGGTGCCGACCGACATGGCTACATTGAACTCCACCGTGAAGCTCTCATTCCGAAATACCGGGACCTTCTTTGGTGTTCATGTGACCTCAACACCATTTGATCTCACTTACAACCAACTCACATTGGCCAGTGGGAAT ATGAACAAATTCTATCAGTCAAGGAAGAGCCATAGAACTCTCAGTGTGGTGGTGTTGGGGAGCAAGATTCCACTCTATGGAGGAGGGCCAAGCCTGATGTATTCCCCTGGGAAGACCAACAACAGTGTCCCGGTGCACCTTAGCCTTaatttcatggtgagatcaagGGCCTATGTGTTGGGGCGCCTGGTGAAGCCCAAATTTTATACAGGGGTCCACTGCTCTGTTGTTATGGACCAGACCAAGCTCAACACTCTGGTCTCCCTCAAGAAATCTTGTCAATACTCTTGA
- the LOC120103746 gene encoding uncharacterized protein LOC120103746 — MSTNTEEARKAYAEFEEKVRRTVFLDNLSHKVTPAVIKMALGQFGNVVNVEFIPNYTIPYNIPQCALVEMEDAKQANSIITEMTDFPFMMSGMPRPIRARRARAEMFADRPAPPDRKIEVRWVDPSDPDFQVAKKLKEMVVRHQAETLALVKLQLEEEEKLAMQQAELLKSNFKKFEMIENIMQDGAASCLARHYGVKLADE; from the exons ATGTCTACTAATACAGAGGAGGCCAGGAAGGCTTATGCTgaatttgaggagaaagtgaggAGGACGGTGTTCCTCGACAATCTTTCTCATAAGGTTACACCTGCTGTCATCAAAATGGCGCTTGGTCAATTTGGTAATGTGGTCAATGTGGAGTTTATCCCAAACTACACAATACCTTATAATATCCCACAGTGTGCTCTGGTGGAAATGGAGGATGCAAAGCAGGCTAACTCCATAATCACTGAGATGACCGACTTTCCGTTCATGATGTCTGGGATGCCAAGGCCTATCAGGGCCCGGCGCGCCAGGGCAGAGATGTTTGCCGACCGCCCTGCACCACCTGACAGGAAGATAGAAGTTCGTTGGGTGGACCCGTCTGATCCAGATTTTCAGGTGGCGAAGAAGCTTAAGGAAATGGTCGTGAGACACCAGGCAGAAACTTTGGCCTTGGTTAAG CTTCaactggaagaagaggagaagcttGCAATGCAGCAGGCAGAATTGCTGAAGTCTAACTTCAAGAAGTTTGAGATGATAGAAAATATCATGCAAGATGGAGCTGCCTCCTGCTTGGCTCGCCATTATGGTGTTAAACTCGCTGATGAGTGA
- the LOC103704382 gene encoding subtilisin-like protease SBT3, producing the protein MALLSSFHYVWMAIAILTSQMIPISAEVATYIVHMDLSAMPRAFSGHRSWYTSVVSAAATSDSISAASNLIYIYDNAIHGFSARLSPLQLQQLKRSHGFLSCYRDMPVTVDTTHTPEFLHLSSASGLWPASNYGEDVIIGVVDSGIWPESESFSDYGMTDVPARWKGVCEQGTTFSSSACNRKLIGARSFNKGLLAANPNLTIAVNSPRDTDGHGTHTSSTAAGNYVPDASFFGYAPGTARGMAPRARLAMYKALWDEGVATSDIIAAIDQAISDGVDVISLSLGLDFIPLYKDPIAIASFAAMEKGIFVATSAGNRGPDLRVLHNGTPWVTTIGAATVDRDFAGIVDLGDGSSIIGQSLYPGRPPSTRHHALPLVFMGSCGNETLLKNARHKMVVCDAKDLDLATFQVESAKVDAALFISASLLKDYYVQFSFPGAIIRPQDGKTILKYINKSADPRAMLRFRKTILGIKPAPMAAFYTSRGPSASCPTVLKPDIVAPGSLILASWAQNSSVGFVRSHELYSPFNIISGTSMACPHAAGIAAMIKGVRSEWSPAAIRSALVTTANNLGNTMMPIRDMGYADRPVATPLAIGSGQIEPNRALDPGLIYDASTDDYVRLLCAMKYTSKQIKMITKTYSFDCSNASLDLNYPSFIAFFNPNKTAPSYKVVQEFQRTVTNVGDAVVTYNAKVVAMKGIAISVMPEKLVFHEKYEKKSFALIMVGQMGKKADEVLRGSLSWVDDKGKYVVRSPIVATTINSTRL; encoded by the coding sequence ATGGCACTTCTGTCGTCCTTCCACTATGTGTGGATGGCAATAGCCATACTTACCTCACAGATGATACCAATATCAGCTGAAGTTGCCACCTATATTGTTCACATGGACTTATCAGCCATGCCGAGAGCCTTCTCAGGCCACCGCAGCTGGTATACCTCCGTCGTCTCTGCCGCCGCCACCTCCGACTCGATCTCTGCAGCCTCCAACCTCATCTACATCTATGACAATGCTATTCATGGATTCAGCGCTCGACTCTCGCCATTGCAGCTCCAACAGCTCAAGAGATCACATGGCTTCTTGTCGTGCTACCGCGACATGCCGGTGACGGTCGACACCACCCACACCCCCGAATTCCTCCACCTTAGTTCAGCTTCTGGTCTGTGGCCGGCCTCCAACTATGGCGAGGACGTCATAATTGGGGtggtcgactccgggatatggCCCGAGAGCGAGAGCTTCAGCGACTACGGCATGACCGACGTGCCTGCCAGATGGAAGGGTGTCTGCGAGCAAGGTACTACTTTCAGCTCCTCGGCATGCAACCGGAAGCTCATCGGAGCTCGAAGCTTCAACAAGGGCTTGCTCGCTGCAAACCCAAACCTCACCATTGCGGTCAATTCCCCGCGCGACACCGACGGTCACGGCACGCACACCTCCTCCACCGCCGCCGGAAATTATGTCCCCGACGCGTCCTTCTTCGGGTACgcacccggcacggcccggggGATGGCGCCCCGTGCGCGGTTGGCCATGTACAAGGCTCTTTGGGACGAAGGAGTCGCTACGTCCGACATCATTGCCGCAATCGACCAAGCTATATCTGATGGCGTGGATGTCATCTCCCTATCTCTGGGCCTTGACTTCATCCCCCTCTACAAGGATCCCATTGCCATAGCCTCCTTCGCCGCCATGGAGAAGGGGATATTTGTCGCGACCTCGGCGGGCAACAGGGGCCCAGACTTGCGGGTCCTGCACAACGGGACCCCCTGGGTCACCACCATCGGCGCCGCCACCGTCGATCGGGACTTCGCCGGCATCGTCGATCTCGGAGATGGCAGCTCCATCATCGGGCAATCACTGTACCCTGGAAGGCCACCTTCCACCAGGCATCATGCATTGCCCTTGGTGTTCATGGGGTCTTGTGGCAACGAAACCTTGCTGAAGAATGCGCGTCACAAGATGGTAGTATGTGATGCCAAGGATCTCGACCTTGCCACCTTCCAAGTTGAGTCTGCTAAAGTGGATGCTGCCCTCTTCATATCTGCATCCTTGTTGAAGGACTATTACGTGCAATTCTCATTCCCCGGGGCTATCATCAGGCCTCAAGATGGCAAGACCATCTTGAAGTACATAAATAAAAGCGCAGACCCGAGAGCCATGTTGAGATTCCGGAAGACCATCCTGGGCATAAAGCCTGCCCCCATGGCGGCTTTCTACACCTCCAGAGGGCCCTCGGCGAGCTGCCCAACCGTGCTGAAGCCAGACATTGTGGCTCCTGGCTCCCTCATCCTAGCATCTTGGGCGCAGAATTCATCGGTAGGGTTCGTCAGGTCTCATGAATTGTATAGCCCATTCAACATCATATCAGGAACATCCATGGCCTGCCCTCATGCAGCTGGCATAGCTGCAATGATCAAGGGTGTAAGGTCGGAATGGAGCCCTGCGGCGATTCGATCTGCACTGGTGACCACCGCAAACAATTTGGGCAACACCATGATGCCAATTAGAGACATGGGATATGCCGATCGGCCGGTGGCGACTCCGCTGGCTATCGGGTCCGGTCAGATTGAGCCCAACAGGGCACTCGATCCTGGTCTTATCTATGATGCAAGCACCGACGACTACGTGAGACTCTTATGTGCCATGAAGTATACCAGCAAGCAGATAAAGATGATCACCAAGACCTATTCATTCGATTGCTCGAATGCatctttagatctcaattatccATCGTTCATTGCATTCTTCAATCCTAACAAGACTGCTCCCAGTTATAAAGTTGTCCAAGAGTTCCAAAGGACGGTGACAAATGTGGGAGATGCGGTGGTGACTTACAACGCCAAGGTGGTTGCTATGAAGGGGATTGCAATCAGTGTCATGCCCGAGAAGTTAGTTTTTCACGAGAAGTATGAGAAGAAAAGCTTCGCTCTCATTATGGTGGGCCAGATGGGGAAGAAAGCGGATGAGGTGCTTCGTGGTTCATTAAGCTGGGTGGATGATAAAGGGAAGTATGTGGTGAGAAGTCCTATAGTGGCAACTACCATCAACTCAACCCGGTTGTAG
- the LOC103704431 gene encoding pentatricopeptide repeat-containing protein At4g08210, with translation MNFEAITRALRHCGRVLAIGHGKSLHAQLIKQGFCRDVFVANNIAAMYADLNLYDAAQRLFDEMPERNVVSWTTSISAHIRAGNPAEALRVFSWMLGNETEEPNSFTFSAALKACSMVGNLELGKWIHEQVLRAGLQSDAVLMNAVLDMYLKCGSLNDARRVFDWFSSVNSTSWNTIIAGYSREGNMVEAEALFLQVPEPNAVSYNTMIAGFAQLESPKALDYVSMMHKEGFKLDHFTFPCALKTCGSLRFEKMGQQIHTYIVKCGYKPSLFVGSSLIDMYANCGQMIDFIKVYDEYSSYKGFNYERLPLLNSMLSGFAINRYHRQALDLVSEIHRMGIGLDAFTLSSALRVCINLRNLRIGLQVHGLIVTNGCHTDHVVGSVLVDLYAKCGYLEDALRLFHGLPHKDVIAWAGLIADCVQHGSNYLAFSLFKDTMSTKIEADHFIVSSVLKACSVLAWALGGKQVHAYSIKGGFDSESITSASLIDMYSKCGNIDDGLRVFESAAEKDTICWTGMILGCGYNGRATEAIELFEKMLKSGVEPNGITILGVLSACRHAGLVEEASRFFKAMRERHGLEPSLEHYCCMVDILSRAGCVEEAKQLISSMPYETDDVIHNSLLGACLIDQNNLAKLTSLDLLPSSSHDTSGNVTLSNIFASLGMWDASAKFKEAIKRVDIKEAGRSWIEVRF, from the coding sequence ATGAATTTTGAGGCAATTACAAGAGCTTTACGCCATTGTGGGCGAGTTCTTGCCATCGGCCATGGAAAATCACTCCATGCCCAACTGATAAAACAAGGATTTTGTAGAGATGTCTTCGTTGCAAATAATATAGCGGCTATGTACGCTGATCTCAACTTATACGATGCTGCGCAGAGGTTGTTCGATGAAATGCCCGAGAGAAATGTGGTCTCATGGACTACCTCAATTTCAGCACATATCCGTGCCGGCAATCCTGCTGAGGCATTGAGAGTCTTTTCCTGGATGCTGGGTAATGAGACGGAAGAACCCAACAGCTTCACGTTTTCTGCCGCTCTGAAGGCTTGCAGTATGGTTgggaatctcgaattgggtaaGTGGATCCATGAGCAAGTTTTGAGAGCTGGGCTGCAGTCTGATGCTGTTTTGATGAATGCTGTTCTTGATATGTACTTAAAATGTGGGAGCTTGAATGATGCTCGAAGAGTTTTTGATTGGTTTTCTTCAGTTAACTCTACTTCATGGAATACAATAATTGCTGGCTATTCTCGAGAAGGCAATATGGTTGAGGCAGAGGCCCTATTCCTTCAGGTTCCTGAACCTAATGCTGTCTCATATAACACCATGATTGCTGGATTTGCACAATTAGAGAGTCCGAAAGCATTAGATTATGTTAGCATGATGCATAAAGAGGGCTTTAAACTTGATCATTTCACCTTTCCTTGTGCTCTCAAGACCTGTGGCAGCCTAAGATTTGAAAAAATGGGACAACAGATTCATACCTACATAGTCAAGTGTGGTTACAAACCAAGCCTTTTTGTTGGGTCATCACTCATTGACATGTATGCAAACTGTGGTCAGATGATTGATTTTATAAAGGTATATGATGAATACTCAAGCTACAAAGGGTTCAATTATGAACGACTACCACTACTGAATTCAATGCTTTCTGGATTTGCTATCAATAGATATCACAGGCAGGCGCTTGATCTTGTTTCGGAGATCCACAGAATGGGCATTGGACTTGATGCCTTTACTCTTTCGAGTGCCTTAAGGGTTTGTATTAACCTGCGGAATCTGAGAATCGGGCTTCAAGTCCATGGTTTGATAGTCACTAATGGATGTCACACAGATCATGTTGTTGGCAGTGTTCTTGTTGATCTTTATGCCAAATGTGGATATCTGGAAGATGCATTGAGATTGTTTCATGGGCTTCCTCACAAGGATGTAATTGCATGGGCTGGACTAATTGCTGATTGTGTTCAACATGGGTCAAATTATTTAGCATTTTCTTTATTCAAAGATACGATGAGTACAAAAATTGAAGCAGATCATTTTATTGTCTCAAGTGTTCTTAAAGCTTGTTCGGTTCTAGCATGGGCTCTAGGTGGTAAACAGGTTCATGCTTACAGCATCAAGGGAGGGTTTGATTCAGAAAGCATCACTAGTGCTTCTTTAATTGATATGTACTCAAAATGTGGGAATATTGATGATGGACTTAGAGTGTTTGAGTCTGCAGCAGAGAAGGATACTATTTGCTGGACAGGAATGATCTTGGGATGTGGGTACAATGGTAGAGCAACAGAAGCAATTGAGCTCTTTGAAAAGATGTTGAAATCAGGGGTGGAACCCAATGGGATCACTATACTGGGTGTTCTTTCCGCTTGTAGACATGCTGGATTGGTTGAGGAGGCATCCAGGTTTTTCAAGGCCATGAGAGAGAGGCATGGACTAGAGCCAAGTTTAGAGCATTATTGTTGCATGGTAGATATTCTTAGCCGAGCTGGATGTGTTGAAGAGGCCAAGCAGCTGATCTCTAGTATGCCTTATGAAACTGATGACGTGATACATAACTCATTGCTCGGGGCTTGTTTGATCGATCAGAATAACCTTGCAAAACTTACTTCACTAGATTTGCTTCCATCATCATCTCATGATACATCCGGGAATGTTACCCTGTCAAATATTTTTGCGAGCCTGGGCATGTGGGATGCTTCAGCTAAGTTTAAAGAGGCAATAAAAAGAGTTGACATAAAAGAAGCAGGAAGAAGCTGGATTGAAGTTAGGTTTTAA
- the LOC120112821 gene encoding pathogenesis-related thaumatin-like protein 3.5 — MDYTHRRILLTVLLFISSGAKWAEGARVFTLVNDCMTTIWPAITPGENFNGGGLALRRGQSVVFNAPVGWSGRIWGRTGCNFDKAGNGSCQTGACGTTLKCGAAGKPPATLAEFTLASLDFYDVSLVDGFNLPMTVTPVNGKGGNCSAAGCTSDLRNNCPSELAVKADGKTVACRSACDVFDTDQYCCRGVYGNPVTCQPTFYSKKFKESCPTAYSYAYDDPTSIFTCSQGDYIITFCAAGRKQTVCTYHDNRLICSGSSRSALLICKWFVLMLLCMVSLWSWV; from the exons ATGGATTACACCCATAGAAGAATTCTCTTGACAGTCCTCTTATTCATTTCATCAG GGGCAAAATGGGCAGAGGGGGCAAGAGTGTTTACGCTGGTGAACGACTGCATGACGACGATTTGGCCGGCGATCACCCCGGGTGAGAACTTCAACGGGGGCGGGCTGGCCCTCCGGCGGGGCCAGTCCGTGGTGTTCAACGCCCCGGTCGGGTGGTCCGGCCGGATCTGGGGCCGGACCGGGTGCAACTTCGACAAGGCCGGCAACGGCTCGTGCCAGACCGGCGCCTGCGGCACCACCCTCAAGTGCGGCGCCGCCGGCAAACCCCCCGCCACCCTCGCCGAGTTCACCCTCGCCTCATTGGACTTCTACGACGTCAGCCTCGTCGACGGCTTCAACCTGCCGATGACGGTGACGCCCGTCAACGGCAAGGGGGGCAACTGCTCCGCCGCCGGCTGCACCAGCGACCTGAGGAACAACTGCCCCTCGGAGCTCGCCGTGAAGGCGGACGGGAAGACGGTGGCGTGCCGGAGCGCGTGCGACGTGTTCGACACCGACCAGTACTGCTGCAGGGGAGTGTACGGGAATCCGGTCACCTGCCAGCCGACGTTCTACTCCAAGAAGTTCAAGGAGTCTTGCCCGACGGCTTATAGCTATGCATACGACGATCCTACCAGTATTTTTACGTGCAGCCAGGGGGATTACATCATCACCTTCTGCGCCGCCGGCAG GAAACAAACAGTGTGCACATATCATGATAATAGGTTGATTTGCAGCGGCTCGAGCCGATCTGCATTACTGATTTGTAAATGGTTCGTTCTGATGCTTTTGTGCATGGTGAGTCTGTGGTCTTGGGTATAA